From Cataglyphis hispanica isolate Lineage 1 chromosome 3, ULB_Chis1_1.0, whole genome shotgun sequence, a single genomic window includes:
- the LOC126859401 gene encoding uncharacterized protein LOC126859401, giving the protein MEMPGCSLIHSALGDGMCITMRVAWLTMDRLRSGRDIRLSAATMRALNSRRSRSTTSIHRLVPCTSLCFLLLLCVLHDVRARSVLYDDGDVIADQVHDKILEPLVKVSDPKPDGVENADQAQRKSLTDIEGYDNDEDVSVEERKHSAVEILNENSDKIQIEAGSDEGSVAKKRRRNDVSLPGKFVLQDKEENVQKDEGIRRFDAQIEPDDIEEPGQQKIFIEGIIPSLQKEANDREKQLINVEQSHTDVKNVEAKPSDEDEAGQEGKKYAEISSDLRESLENVASLEQIEKIDLNKEETGPIENLVKHNLDEARTENVDNVNEEIRNDLRSLKLVHANESERNQEEHVTDKTTNNENIDLDPNREDRHLASVSAKSKYKSSTVYLNAEEGKLPGREQESIVNGQIKKLISIRDDALESIDNDAKQSEKVDQEGLLSEKLIEIDVTEKDEEIRNQRSSELKDKSLQNENLDPLSLKTEVPNRLQKWKAEATLLQIQIKNGTFPQYLQEQAIDVLSDIPKFTENQLLETLNNIALSRKSLSNETYLANLNATELSKNQLEIIKCAEQLIQTKERQSFVANMAECIRGLSVLNCMRIFVWPIILDNLPERISDSLNNLPIEINLIDLFQGNRTKSARSESSVHRPRLLTPESIVFSILSGALDSKATYDQAPTFIDPKNETLRRLLTIGQLQILQMAEKLLPGEIRREYSDRMFSCVRRFEYFSCVKYFAWPMVKQYHPALPAFPDYQSWYPSIPLYPQYPIVPFPNFAETSGELPEVVDADATRMRKPEAVIINILENTLKAHVKTPPPSVHYADSYVAILPPEQLLSIQMAEQLLPVPYRPEFVQKTVKCIQELNYMTCIKYSTWPTIKQLYPSLPDLSGRIPFLSFSDFFGYLSSNFPNFASIISGLGIGGNTTTEQPPASSNTTTEESPGRLSTILLRQNKISSKESSELENRVTEILTGIRNSLRTISENSHLVVNGNTIVLATITEKQINILKLAENIVPPPARAPLVAQVLSCLQTNNDFLNCTRYVIWPTVALYVSNFPEFPDLPSKQDNQVSSKDKNALHPNITNQQELNKSQNEANSNVKIISRTKFPQNNSPVISVTGTRFVPIFTEHPESVILNILRSIQLSSPNVRDDHVAKLKSTLLLADELNDRQLNIVNTTEGLLPDAVRPAFVDRMTECIRKNNFLACSRNILWPTLSEYFPRLPNFPNFEAHSQATNVKSILRQNLTDSSPLSEIDVKVGQHGDATVTITDTRFYPIFSEHPEGVILKILKAIQSSTPGVMYSMITSRLPETMSYFTEQQANIVYVAESLLPESVRSVFVEQMINCIRENTFLDCTRDITWPTIAQFFPRLPNFPDFGSQNVPRTKFDSSSSLLYNSESATSNENTRTAVDAIEDKIENILKELNKDSTLRLEGSYLDINNPIIRNLLTVREMNIVRLTEKAIPDSIRPAYVNNMLECMRSNNFITCTQQIAWPTLKQFSQALPNFEELFGQFQLPGAGQSPVVGQIPIIGQLPATDQISGISQFPGIGQIPGVSQISGIGQFSDGSQIPGAGQIQSFPGLGNPFAGPSLPQQYPFPQIPMVPSGIQTGIPQFPGFSNFGSINYPQFAILSDTPQTAQEQTILQSTAANNEKTNQMSGTSRATKIPSVDEQGIVPGYLGQPLNILIDISKEKIQLSDIRQQQDSLFKSVPVTSSFKKHERRRRNADELLNSHYKVDKEIEPVSEMTINNTFPNITESEFLQLLINISNFKKTLKNKSAENPKEYFVDTLNSTIKNSLTADQYEILKMVEDFNEHTANRGFMSQVTQCILSLSFIRCIGIFVWPMIVSALPGLSFLGRSTETEVERFFGMSTNNFERELLMRKESMENVLLDWYKKAMEDKFQTNLGFLTIKGYGNGEIGISFSGFREGRATKIKDNKNLPSILTIISDIMEEVLDQRPDNEKLKKEKEKRERSLDNVQETDFQFLKDNDEYADIKRSINDDQIITMFLDKIKANATDFADSDVAQFFSTEDAYNAFGELFGTRLNEKFEDKLKIFTEEHLKKNNPDDHMTKLNAEELKMMSLKGEPPYNLEKESLESHEERKRQHRAKNEFRSLLDKYSLVKKLDIPTEKIEDSDNENKIKITEPSLDRKTRSELRIQLPRLREDIMSRKITSTVIYFGRALKTKMSSMMPGIGLLITFLIQTALAHARAAASVAGMISNIALASAMFGMIRQNFFGSENQNVKYVYDNDKTGPGISWPHHHRSYHHGK; this is encoded by the exons ATGGAAATGCCAGGTTGTTCACTCATCCACAG TGCTTTAGGAGATGGTATGTGTATCACCATGCGTGTGGCATGGCTGACCATGGACCGGCTCAGAAGTGGCCGAGACATTCGCCTCTCGGCTGCGACCATGAGAGCACTCAACTCTCGACGCTCACGGTCAACCACGAGCATTCATCGACTCGTGCCTTGTACAAGTCTCTGTTTTCTTCTTCTGCTATGCGTTCTTCACGACGTACGAGCGCGGAGTGTACTTTACGATGACGGCGACGTCATCGCGGATCAAGTGCACGACAAAATTTTGGAGCCTCTTGTAAAGGTGAGTGACCCCAAGCCTGACGGCGTGGAGAACGCGGATCAAGCGCAAAGAAAGAGTTTGACAGATATAGAAGGATACGATAACGACGAGGATGTTAGTGTGGAAGAAAGGAAACACTCAGCTGTAGAGATACTCAACGAGAATTCTGACAAGATCCAGATCGAAGCTGGTAGTGATGAAGGCAGTGTGGCGAAGAAGCGGCGGAGGAACGACGTCAGCCTTCCTGGTAAGTTTGTGTTGCAGGATAAGGAGGAGAACGTGCAAAAGGACGAGGGTATTCGACGATTCGACGCCCAGATCGAGCCCGACGATATTGAAGAACCAGGCCAACAAAAGATTTTCATCGAGGGCATCATCCCCAGTTTGCAAAAAGAAGCCAATGACCGCGAGAAACAATTAATCAACGTCGAGCAATCGCACACGGATGTGAAGAATGTGGAAGCAAAGCCTAGCGACGAAGATGAGGCGGGGCAGGAAGGAAAAAAGTATGCAGAGATTTCTTCTGATCTTCGAGAGAGTTTGGAGAACGTCGCGAGTTTGGAACagatagaaaaaatagatttaaataaagaagagaCAGGACCAATCGAAAATTTAGTGAAACATAATCTAGATGAAGCACGAACCGAGAACGTTGACAACGTAAACGAGGAAATACGTAACGATCTGCGAAGTTTAAAACTTGTTCACGCAAACGAAAGTGAAAGAAACCAAGAGGAGCATGTCACCGATAAAACTACgaacaatgaaaatattgatctCGATCCGAACAGAGAGGATAGACACTTAGCTAGCGTCTCAGCTAAATCCAAATATAAAAGCTCAACTGTCTACTTGAATGCTGAAGAAGGCAAATTGCCTGGTCGGGAGCAAGAGTCGATCGTGAACGgtcaaataaagaaattgatatcCATACGAGACGACGCTCTAGAATCGATCGATAATGACGCGAAACAATCAGAAAAGGTTGACCAAGAAGGTCTTCTCTCGGAAAAATTAATCGAGATAGATGTCACCGAAAAAGATGAAGAGATTCGCAATCAACGCAGCAGTGAATTGAAAGATAAATCACTTCAAAATGAAAATCTTGATCCATTATCTCTAAAAACGGAAGTCCCTAACCGCCTTCAAAAATGGAAGGCTGAAGCAACGCTGCttcaaatacaaataaagAATGGGACGTTTCCTCAATATTTACAAGAACAAGCGATCGATGTGCTTTCTGACATTCCAAAATTCACAGAAAACCAATTGCTGGAAACCTTGAACAATATTGCGTTGTCGCGGAAGTCGCTATCGAACGAGACGTATCTTGCCAATTTGAATGCGACTGAACTAAGCAAAAatcaattagaaataataaaatgtgccGAGCAATTGATACAGACGAAAGAGCGACAATCCTTCGTGGCAAACATGGCAGAGTGCATTCGCGGTCTCAGTGTTTTAAATTGCATGCGCATCTTTGTCTGGCCCATCATACTCGACAATCTTCCGGAACGAATTAGCGACTCTCTGAACAATTTACCGATCGAGATAAACTTGATCGACTTGTTTCAGGGTAACAGAACAAAGTCTGCGAGATCAGAGAGCAGCGTTCACCGTCCGAGACTGCTAACACCAGAGTCCATCGTCTTCAGCATCTTGAGCGGTGCCCTGGATTCGAAAGCCACTTACGATCAGGCGCCAACTTTTATCGATCCAAAGAACGAAACATTGAGAAGACTTCTCACTATCGGTCAGCTCCAGATTCTTCAGATGGCCGAGAAACTTCTACCTGGGGAAATACGCCGCGAGTATTCCGACCGGATGTTCTCGTGCGTGCGCAGATTCGAGTACTTTAGCTGCGTCAAATACTTTGCTTGGCCGATGGTGAAGCAATATCATCCGGCCCTACCGGCTTTCCCGGACTATCAGAGCTGGTATCCGTCTATACCGTTGTATCCGCAATACCCCATTGTTCCGTTTCCAAATTTCGCGGAAACTTCGGGAGAGCTTCCGGAAGTCGTTGATGCTGACGCCACGAGAATGCGAAAACCAGAAGCggtaattatcaatattcttGAGAACACGCTGAAGGCGCACGTGAAAACACCGCCTCCTTCTGTTCATTATGCTGATTCTTACGTCGCTATACTTCCTCCAGAACAATTATTATCGATTCAGATGGCCGAACAGCTTCTTCCTGTTCCATATCGACCAGAATTTGTTCAGAAAACCGTGAAATGTATTCAGGagttaaattatatgacatgTATCAAATATTCCACGTGGCCGACGATCAAGCAGTTATATCCTTCTCTACCGGACCTTTCCGGTCGGATACCGTTTTTATcgttttctgattttttcgGTTATCTGTCGTCGAATTTTCCCAATTTTGCTTCGATTATTTCGGGATTAGGTATTGGAGGAAATACGACTACCGAGCAACCACCGGCATCCAGTAATACTACTACAGAAGAATCGCCTGGTCGCCTTTCCACGATCTTATTACgtcaaaacaaaatttcttccAAAGAATCCAGCGAATTAGAGAACAGAGTTACGGAGATCTTAACAGGAATACGTAATTCTCTGAGAACGATATCGGAAAATTCGCATCTGGTTGTTAATGGAAATACGATAGTTCTGGCGACCATTACCGAAAAACAGATCAACATACTAAAATTAGCGGAAAATATTGTACCGCCTCCGGCACGGGCTCCTCTTGTCGCACAAGTTCTATCTTGTCTTCAGACAAATAACGATTTTCTCAACTGCACGAGATACGTAATTTGGCCTACGGTCGCTCTTTATGTTTCTAATTTCCCGGAATTTCCCGATTTACCTTCGAAGCAAGACAATCAGGTATCGTCGAAGGATAAGAACGCTTTGCATCCAAATATTACAAATCAGCAGGAATTGAATAAATCGCAAAACGAAGCGAATTCCAACGTAAAGATTATTTCTAGGACGAAATTTCCGCAGAATAACAGTCCAGTGATAAGCGTAACCGGTACTCGATTTGTGCCGATATTCACAGAACATCCCGAATCGGTGATACTCAACATTCTCAGATCAATTCAGCTGTCATCGCCAAATGTGAGAGATGATCACGTTGCCAAGCTTAAAAGTACGTTGCTGTTGGCCGATGAACTTAACGATCGGCAGTTGAATATTGTTAATACAACAGAAGGCTTGCTACCAGATGCAGTTCGTCCCGCCTTCGTCGATCGGATGACAGAGTGTATTcgcaaaaacaattttctggCGTGCTCAAGGAACATATTGTGGCCCACTCTGTCGGAATATTTTCCGAGGCTACCCAATTTCCCGAATTTTGAAGCGCATTCTCAAGCGACCAACGTCAAATCTATCTTACGGCAGAATCTGACTGACTCATCACCATTGTCGGAGATCGATGTCAAAGTTGGCCAGCACGGAGATGCTACCGTTACCATCACCGATACCAGATTCTATCCCATTTTCTCGGAACATCCGGAAGGTGTGATTCTGAAAATTCTCAAGGCCATACAGAGCTCTACACCGGGCGTTATGTATTCCATGATTACATCGAGACTGCCGGAAACGATGAGTTACTTTACGGAACAGCAAGCTAACATCGTTTATGTCGCGGAAAGCCTGCTGCCGGAATCGGTGAGGTCAGTTTTCGTAGAGCAAATGATCAATTGCATTCGAGAAAACACGTTTCTCGATTGTACGCGGGACATAACTTGGCCAACTATCGCGCAATTTTTCCCAAGACTGCCAAATTTCCCTGATTTTGGAAGTCAAAACGTGCCGAGGACGAAATTCGATTCATCATCGTCTCTGCTATATAATTCGGAAAGCGCAACGTCTAACGAAAATACGAGGACTGCCGTCGACGCGATCgaagataaaatagaaaatatattaaaagaattgaacAAGGATTCGACGCTTCGTTTGGAGGGTTCTTATCTGGACATCAATAATcctataataagaaatcttcTAACTGTTCGGGAAATGAATATTGTCAGATTAACAGAAAAAGCGATACCGGATTCGATACGTCCCGCATATGTAAATAACATGCTGGAATGCATGAGGAGCAATAACTTTATAACTTGCACTCAGCAAATCGCTTGGCCGACCTTGAAGCAATTTTCACAGGCTCTGCCGAACTTTGAGGAGCTGTTTGGTCAGTTTCAACTTCCCGGAGCGGGTCAAAGTCCCGTTGTTGGTCAGATTCCAATCATAGGTCAACTTCCTGCCACAGATCAGATTTCCGGCATAAGTCAATTTCCTGGCATAGGTCAGATTCCTGGCGTAAGTCAGATTTCTGGCATAGGTCAATTTTCTGATGGGAGTCAGATTCCTGGTGCAGGTCAGATCCAAAGTTTTCCTGGACTAGGAAATCCTTTCGCTGGCCCCAGCTTACCTCAACAATATCCCTTTCCTCAAATCCCTATGGTACCGAGCGGAATTCAAACAGGCATTCCTCAGTTTCCAggattttctaattttggcAGTATAAATTATCCACAATTTGCAATCTTGTCGGATACACCACAGACGGCGCAGGAACAAACGATTCTACAATCGACAGCAGCAAATAATGAGAAGACAAACCAGATGAGTGGAACATCAAGGGCTACGAAAATCCCGTCAGTAG acgaACAAGGAATCGTTCCTGGATATCTAGGACAACCTTTGAATATTCTGATAgatatttctaaagaaaaaatccAATTATCCGACATTAGACAACAACAAGATTCATTGTTTAAATCTGTTCCTGTGACTTCATCGTTTAAGAAACATGAAAGAAGACGAAGAAACGccgatgaattattaaattctcattACAAAGTTGACAAAGAGATTGAACCTGTTTCGGAAATGACGATAAATAATACGTTTCCAAATATTACGGAATCTGAATTTCttcaacttttaattaatatttcgaatttcAAGAAAACCTTGAAAAACAAATCCGCGGAGAATCCGAAGGAATATTTCGTCGATACATTAAATTCTACAATCAAGAATTCTCTGACCGCCGATCAATACGAGATCTTAAAAATGGTGGAGGATTTTAACGAGCACACCGCGAATCGGGGTTTTATGTCGCAGGTAACTCAGTGTATACTCAGCTTGAGTTTCATTAGATGCATAGGTATTTTTGTTTGGCCTATGATTGTCAGTGCCTTGCCTGGTCTCAGCTTTCTTGGGAGATCGACAGAAACTGAAGTAGAACGTTTTTTCGGCATGTCTACGAATAATTTCGAAAGGGAACTGCTAATGAGAAAAGAATCGATGGAAAATGTTCTTCTTGACTGGTACAAGAAAGCGATGGAGGACAAATTCCAGACGAATCTGGGTTTTCTGACAATCAAGGGCTACGGGAATGGCGAGATAGGCATCAGTTTCAGCGGATTCCGCGAGGGTAGAGCTACAAAGATCAAGGACAACAAAAACTTGCCGAGTATATTGACAATTATTAGCGATATCATGGAGGAAGTATTGGATCAACGACCAGACAATGAAAAGCTTAAAAAggagaaggaaaagagagagagaagcttgGACAATGTGCAAGAGAcggattttcaatttttaaaagacaacGACGAGTACGCGGACATTAAGAGATCCATAAATGATGATCAGATAATCACCATGTTTTTGGATAAAATCAAAGCCAATGCGACGGATTTTGCCGACAGTGACGTTGCTCAATTCTTCAGCACGGAAGATGCTTATAATGCTTTCGGCGAACTTTTTGGAACTCGCTTGAACGAAAAGTTTGAGgacaaattaaagatttttactgAGGaacatttgaagaaaaataatcctGATGACCATATGACGAAATTAAATGCAGAAGAACTAAAGATGATGTCTTTAAAAGGAGAACCGCCCTACAATCTTGAAAAAGAATCCCTGGAAAGTCACGAGGAACGCAAAAGACAACATCGCGCAAAGAACGAATTTAGATCTTTGTTAGATAAGTATTCGCTTGTAAAGAAGCTGGATATTCCTACAGAGAAAATCGAAGATtcagataatgaaaataaaatcaagatcACTGAGCCGTCCCTCGACAGAAAAACGCGTTCGGAATTGAGAATCCAGTTGCCACGTTTACGAGAAGATATTATGTCCAGAAAGATTACGAGCACGGTGATATATTTTGGAAGAGCGCTGAAGACGAAGATGAGCAGTATGATGCCTGGGATCGGTTTATTAATAACCTTCCTCATTCAAACGGCCTTGGCTCACGCGAGAGCAGCTGCCTCTGTAGCTGGAATGATTAGCAACATAGCTCTTGCATCGGCTATGTTCGGCATGATTCGACAGAATTTCTTCGGATCGGAAaatcaaaatgttaaatacGTCTACGACAATGATAAGACCGGTCCGGGTATTAGTTGGCCACACCATCATAGATCTTATCATCATGGAAAATAG
- the LOC126859390 gene encoding uncharacterized protein LOC126859390, whose translation MKAIGGILACVLLVAVIAKNVIATSAANIKFTTGQNNKIVQFNTTRLELIPEPSPLNVEDSRDILDTVFENKNDQDIGRFKEARTFGKIRRLQFMLMPMIYKMGVMMTMLMVLTAISVKGLFVGIILLILKLSSFLAKFYSGSHASSQPIHLHIHNSSPYVQPQMYHNWVPSSGPEDHYY comes from the exons ATGAAGGCGATTGGCGGGATTCTGGCGTGCGTGCTATTGGTAGCGGTAATcgcaaaaaatgtaattgcaaCGAGTGCcgcgaatattaaatttacaacgggacaaaataacaaaatcgTACAATTCAATACTACGAGGCTAGAATTGATTCCGGAACCATCACCGCTGAATGTTGAAGACTCTCGAGATATACTGGATACCgtatttgaaaacaaaaatgatCAAG acatTGGGAGATTTAAAGAGGCTCGGACTTTTGGAAAAATTCGAAGATTGCAGTTCATGTTGATGCCGATGATATACAAAATGGGAGTAATGATGACAATGTTGATGGTGCTAACAGCAATCTCAGTAAAGGGACTTTTCGTTG gCATTATACTGTTGATACTTAAACTCAGCAGTTTTCTAGCGAAATTTTATTCCGGCTCGCACGCATCATCGCAACCAATTCACCTACACATTCACAATAGTTCTCCATACGTTCAACCGCAAATGTATCATAATTGGGTACCGTCGAGTGGTCCCGAGgatcattattattga
- the LOC126859389 gene encoding uncharacterized protein LOC126859389, with product MYDNRESDVSENRASYLRLTRQYISIQKSAQIPSEFDNMVWTKLFIYNIIIWLITSSKLLIRAEEKLNSTRMDFNETQTLKILPGIKFSLTNNKIMFHVKIQDLLQETEVQSRKKQEENPLKRIGYMMMMAPFVMQMFSFPGAVASIKMSLLRSIMVAQLAIAIMIYNLIKSTESTSEVVVIHQKHHQHYFHGSNYPKDDEDEWFGK from the exons atGTATGATAATCGTGAAAGTGATGTGAGTGAGAATCGTGCATCGTATTTAAGATTAACAagacaatatatttcaatacaaa AGTCAGCACAAATCCCTTCTGAATTCGATAACATGGTTTGGACAAAATTGttcatttacaatattattatttggctGATAACATCGTCAAAACTGTTAATTCGGGCCGAGGAAAAGCTAAATAGCACACGAATGGATTTTAATGAAAcacaaactttaaaaattctccCGGGAATTAAATTCTCGTTgacgaataataaaatcatgttTCACGTGAAAATTCAAGATTTACTACAAG aaACGGAAGTGCAGAGTCgaaaaaaacaagaagaaaatCCTTTGAAGAGAATCGGATACATGATGATGATGGCGCCGTTTGTTATGCAG ATGTTTTCGTTCCCAGGTGCCGTAGCGTCTATCAAAATGTCACTTTTAAGGAGTATCATGGTGGCGCAATTAGCAATCGCAATAATGATCTACAATTTGATCAAAAGTACGGAAAGTACTTCGGAAGTAGTTGTAATCCATCAGAAGCATCatcaacattattttcatgGTTCCAATTATCCCAAAGACGACGAAGACGAATGGTTCGGTAAATGA
- the LOC126859386 gene encoding protein lethal(3)malignant blood neoplasm 1, translated as MSSFVRTARCTLLCLLCYLIAQHRVLADDNNPYQFSFNIVDFQHRYEEKDAEGLINGEYGFITADGVYHETGYATDKSGDFIITRQRNRKITSLKDAQEIFKDRPEAAKKLVEAVIKACGGCKIPTDDHPKPAKTTQSPLQKEMDPIFKQMIKTLAENVKHDEEKQPAKEIVKSMMRAAKKLLSEEDKPNEIINDRVLENMANDLYYRFNYTIMTHGHHEDGYRSGKKDGSYQSRDENGIDTQVKYVSNEFGHQPNITFITQANATDEKPAFKGYLFRWYWP; from the exons ATGTCGTCCTTCGTG AGAACTGCACGGTGCACTCTTCTGTGCTTACTGTGTTACCTAATCGCGCAACATCGCGTTCTTGCAGATGATAATAATCCTTATCAATTCTCCTTCAACATCGTCGATTTTCAGCATAGATACGAGGAGAAAG ATGCCGAGGGACTTATTAACGGAGAATATGGCTTCATTACGGCAGATGGTGTTTACCACGAGACTGGATATGCCACGGATAAAAGTGGTGATTTTATTATCACCAGGCAGAGAAATCGGAAGATAACGAGTT TGAAGGACGCGCAGGAAATATTCAAAGATAGACCGGAAGCAGCGAAGAAATTGGTAGAAGCTGTGATAAAGGCTTGCGGCGGCTGTAAGATCCCAACGGACGATCATCCGAAACCTGCAAAGACAACGCAATCGCCGTTGCAGAAAGAAATGGACCCGATATTCAAGCAAATGATAAAGACACTGGCGGAAAATGTAAAACATG ACGAGGAGAAACAGCCAGCGAAAGAGATCGTCAAAAGCATGATGCGAGCTGCCAAGAAGTTATTATCCGAAGAAGATAAACCGAATGAAATCATAAATGATCGAGTGTTGGAAAATATGGCGAATGATCTGTACTATCGATTCAATTACACAATAATGACGCACGGCCATCACGAGGACGGTTATCGAAGCGGGAAAAAAGACGGTAGCTATCAGTCGCGAGATGAAAACGGTATCGACACGCAGGTGAAATATGTGTCGAATGAATTCGGGCATCAACCCAACATTACATTTATCACGCAGGCGAATGCAACCGACGAAAAGCCCGCTTTCAAAGGATATTTGTTTCGTTGGTATTGGCCATAA